A single window of Streptomyces sp. NBC_00464 DNA harbors:
- a CDS encoding HNH endonuclease, which translates to MRAPEPPHGPSHRDTLRRWEELEWWACVYCDAPFGPMVVAEADHIIPLAKGGVHESFNIAPACAECNRAKSDLDMSDWLSVLAAQLDTEREVTVTQRAISRDRRAHTSSTR; encoded by the coding sequence ATGCGTGCACCCGAGCCACCCCACGGACCGTCACACCGTGACACTCTGCGACGGTGGGAGGAGCTGGAGTGGTGGGCCTGTGTCTACTGTGACGCTCCATTCGGCCCAATGGTTGTAGCCGAAGCGGACCACATAATTCCCCTTGCGAAGGGGGGAGTTCACGAGTCGTTCAACATCGCGCCGGCGTGCGCGGAGTGCAACCGGGCCAAGTCTGATCTGGACATGTCCGACTGGCTGTCAGTTCTCGCAGCTCAGCTAGATACGGAGCGCGAGGTTACGGTTACGCAGCGCGCAATCTCGCGTGATCGACGCGCACACACATCCTCCACAAGGTAA
- a CDS encoding sigma-70 family RNA polymerase sigma factor translates to MTVTIATETIQAAQGGDQDAMWEIITEHEAMLSSIVRQVAPNASPSDVEDLMQDARIELIQHVRSYNTDSSAAKLSTYAYAGVRKAVARLWVKNTTGLTIEPSVVHAVSHALWVTEGDEEGAWMIVSSNEDPRRRISREVFVSVREALAQTLSLSSPAGHDDDSMTLADTIPEAGATFTDTADKQALAHYLLSEIPPRQAFALRAFYAIGMEQMTDAQAGDDLGLKPAAVRVLRTRGVDNARQIALRDDLRTAA, encoded by the coding sequence ATGACCGTCACCATCGCTACCGAGACGATCCAGGCCGCACAGGGCGGGGATCAGGACGCCATGTGGGAGATCATCACCGAGCACGAGGCGATGCTCAGCAGCATTGTCCGCCAGGTGGCCCCGAACGCCTCACCGTCGGACGTGGAAGACCTCATGCAGGACGCCCGGATCGAATTGATCCAGCACGTGCGCAGCTACAACACCGACTCCTCCGCGGCCAAGCTCAGCACGTACGCCTACGCCGGGGTGCGTAAGGCAGTCGCGCGACTGTGGGTCAAGAACACGACGGGACTCACCATTGAGCCGTCGGTGGTGCACGCCGTAAGTCACGCGCTCTGGGTAACAGAGGGCGACGAGGAAGGCGCTTGGATGATCGTATCCAGCAACGAGGACCCGCGTCGACGCATCTCACGTGAAGTGTTTGTGAGCGTTCGTGAAGCACTCGCGCAGACGCTCAGCCTTTCCTCTCCTGCGGGCCACGACGACGACTCGATGACCCTCGCGGACACCATCCCTGAGGCCGGCGCAACCTTCACCGATACGGCCGACAAGCAGGCACTGGCTCACTACCTGCTGAGTGAGATCCCGCCCCGGCAGGCGTTCGCCCTCCGTGCCTTCTACGCGATCGGCATGGAGCAGATGACCGACGCGCAGGCGGGCGACGACCTGGGACTGAAGCCTGCCGCCGTTCGCGTCCTCCGCACCCGCGGAGTGGACAACGCCCGTCAGATCGCACTGCGCGACGACCTTCGCACAGCTGCGTAA